From the Bdellovibrio bacteriovorus genome, one window contains:
- a CDS encoding threonine aldolase family protein: MKRGFGSDNHAGIHPQILNSLAKANIEHAPSYGTDEWTEQANENFRQHFGKDAQVFFVFNGTAANVTALRALTRPYHSVLCADVSHINVDECGAPELLAGCKLVAIPTTNGKMKVEDLEKAFIRRGDQHYSQAQVLSITQPTELGTTYSLEELKSLITWAKSKKLYVHIDGARIANAAAYLKKSFKEFTTDLGVDVVSFGGTKNGLMMGEAVVFLNKELAQDFKYIRKQSTQLPSKTRFIACQFQAYLENGLWKEIADHSYTMALYLYEAVRNIPGVTVREIPQSNAVFATIPSHWVKTLREKYFFYVWDENTFECRWMTSWDTQKEDIDGFAELLKELAK, from the coding sequence ATGAAACGCGGTTTCGGCAGCGACAATCATGCTGGCATTCACCCGCAGATTCTAAATTCACTTGCTAAAGCCAATATTGAACACGCGCCCTCTTATGGGACGGACGAGTGGACCGAACAAGCAAATGAAAACTTTCGTCAGCACTTCGGGAAAGACGCTCAGGTCTTTTTCGTTTTTAACGGTACAGCGGCGAATGTAACGGCTTTGCGAGCCCTGACTCGTCCCTACCATTCCGTACTTTGTGCAGACGTCTCTCACATAAACGTCGACGAGTGTGGGGCTCCGGAGCTCTTAGCGGGATGTAAACTCGTTGCTATTCCGACCACAAACGGAAAGATGAAAGTCGAAGACTTAGAAAAAGCCTTCATTCGTCGAGGAGATCAGCACTATTCTCAAGCACAGGTTCTTAGTATCACGCAACCAACGGAACTGGGTACAACCTACAGCCTGGAAGAACTTAAATCGCTGATCACTTGGGCCAAAAGTAAAAAACTTTATGTGCATATCGACGGAGCTCGCATCGCCAATGCCGCGGCTTATTTGAAAAAATCCTTCAAGGAATTCACGACGGACTTAGGCGTCGATGTGGTGTCATTCGGAGGCACGAAGAATGGCCTGATGATGGGCGAAGCTGTTGTGTTCCTCAACAAGGAACTGGCACAGGACTTTAAATACATCCGCAAACAGAGCACCCAGCTTCCTTCCAAGACTCGATTTATCGCCTGTCAGTTTCAAGCATATTTAGAGAACGGTCTTTGGAAAGAGATCGCCGATCATTCTTACACTATGGCCTTGTATCTGTACGAGGCTGTTCGTAATATTCCTGGGGTAACCGTGCGCGAAATTCCGCAAAGTAATGCGGTCTTTGCCACGATCCCAAGTCACTGGGTGAAAACCCTGCGCGAAAAATATTTCTTTTACGTATGGGATGAAAACACTTTTGAATGCCGTTGGATGACCTCTTGGGATACACAAAAAGAAGACATTGATGGCTTTGCCGAACTTTTAAAGGAGCTTGCAAAATGA
- a CDS encoding tryptophan 2,3-dioxygenase family protein yields MKYPPVHYHSYLGLDPLLNSQHRKSEEYGKPAHDEMLFIITHQAYELWFKQVLFELDSVLEIFKKSKVAETDMGLMSARLERSVAILKMIIGHVDILETMTPLDFLDFRDMLYPASGFQSFQWRLLETKLGLRMDDRLSYNQAPFYKSLSESQQGEMQKVISQPSLYDSVEKWLERTPFLQGEDFNFWDSYKKAVATMFQEDMDIVKNNPRLSDEDKKKNIEGLQATLKSFDALFDEQAFEQLRKEGQFRLSYKGMHAALLIQIYRDQPALQTPFRIIRALLDIDETMTTWRYRHALMAMRMLGQKIGTGGSSGHKYLADATAKHKIFGDFFNLTTFFIPRSKVPPLPKSMTDRMNFHY; encoded by the coding sequence ATGAAATACCCTCCGGTGCATTATCACAGCTACTTAGGCTTAGATCCTTTACTGAACTCTCAGCACCGTAAAAGCGAAGAGTACGGAAAGCCGGCTCACGACGAGATGCTTTTCATCATTACACACCAGGCTTACGAGTTGTGGTTTAAACAAGTTCTTTTTGAATTGGATTCGGTTCTAGAAATTTTCAAAAAATCCAAAGTCGCTGAAACCGACATGGGCTTGATGAGTGCGCGCTTAGAAAGATCCGTGGCGATTTTGAAAATGATCATCGGGCATGTGGATATTTTAGAGACTATGACCCCGCTTGATTTCTTAGATTTCCGCGACATGCTTTATCCGGCTTCGGGCTTTCAAAGCTTCCAATGGCGTTTGTTAGAAACGAAATTAGGCTTGCGCATGGACGACCGCCTTTCTTACAACCAGGCGCCTTTTTATAAGTCCTTAAGCGAAAGTCAGCAGGGCGAAATGCAAAAGGTGATCTCACAACCGTCTCTTTATGACTCTGTCGAAAAGTGGCTAGAGCGCACACCCTTCCTTCAAGGCGAAGATTTTAATTTCTGGGATTCATACAAAAAAGCCGTCGCAACCATGTTCCAAGAAGACATGGACATTGTGAAAAACAATCCTCGTCTGAGCGATGAAGATAAAAAGAAAAACATCGAAGGTTTACAGGCCACCCTAAAAAGTTTCGATGCTCTTTTCGATGAACAGGCCTTCGAGCAACTGCGCAAAGAAGGTCAATTCCGTCTGAGCTACAAAGGTATGCACGCGGCGTTGTTGATTCAGATTTATCGTGATCAGCCGGCCCTTCAAACTCCATTCCGTATCATCCGTGCCCTTTTGGATATCGATGAGACTATGACAACGTGGCGCTATCGCCATGCCTTGATGGCGATGCGTATGTTAGGTCAGAAGATCGGCACTGGCGGATCAAGTGGTCACAAGTATCTTGCCGATGCGACAGCGAAGCACAAGATCTTCGGAGATTTCTTTAACCTTACGACCTTCTTCATCCCTCGCTCGAAAGTCCCGCCACTTCCGAAGTCGATGACAGACAGAATGAATTTTCATTATTAA
- a CDS encoding nitroreductase family protein codes for MDAINSHSSIRSYKKDLVPEGMLQRILHAASRASSSGNMQAYSVIVTSEQKIKEDLFDSHFRQSMVLEAPLLLTFCADFHRMRRWLKLRGAPDNFDNFMSFMIASIDAILASQNAALAAEAEGLGICYMGTTLANCDDIAKVLNCPEGVVPVVGFSMGYPNEKPELRDRLPLEHLVHRERYENKTDLQILQAYQNREIEGWKRYLSNPQLRRRIEESGVENLAQVYTKLKYTRESHEVYSDTIRRCLQRQGIQI; via the coding sequence TTGGATGCGATCAACAGCCATTCCTCCATTAGGTCTTATAAAAAAGATCTAGTTCCTGAGGGGATGTTACAGCGTATTTTGCATGCAGCTTCAAGAGCATCATCGTCGGGGAATATGCAGGCCTATTCCGTCATTGTGACCAGTGAGCAAAAGATTAAAGAGGATCTTTTTGACTCGCACTTCCGTCAAAGCATGGTCTTAGAGGCTCCGCTGCTTCTGACATTTTGCGCGGACTTTCATCGCATGCGACGATGGTTAAAGCTTCGTGGAGCCCCGGATAATTTTGATAACTTCATGAGCTTTATGATTGCTTCGATCGATGCGATTTTAGCCAGTCAAAATGCCGCACTCGCGGCAGAAGCAGAGGGCCTGGGGATTTGCTATATGGGCACGACGCTGGCTAATTGTGATGATATTGCGAAAGTTCTAAACTGTCCCGAAGGCGTTGTCCCCGTGGTGGGTTTTTCGATGGGGTATCCTAATGAGAAGCCAGAATTGAGGGATCGTCTTCCTCTTGAGCACCTTGTTCATCGAGAGCGTTATGAAAATAAGACGGATCTACAGATTCTACAGGCATATCAAAATCGAGAGATTGAGGGTTGGAAGAGGTATTTATCAAATCCTCAGTTAAGAAGAAGAATTGAGGAATCAGGAGTAGAGAATCTGGCTCAAGTCTATACCAAGCTAAAATACACCCGCGAATCCCATGAGGTCTATTCCGACACGATCAGGCGATGTTTACAAAGGCAGGGCATTCAAATTTAG
- a CDS encoding LysR family transcriptional regulator: MDTNRLKYFCTIAEVGSLTEASKILGISHSGLSKAVTSLEEETNLKLFQSQGRGLEITEEGKWFYQKALEILKVVNEVSAGLKKESSILRIGLSQILATTCSGLIARELNQSMTLVEVEVGEAEQKILNGELDFAFVFTPSPTAGIEYLELGSVRFNSYAREDFIEGKNSQELCFTVPATQYPFNPVGYKARDGWPLNIPRIQRFSVSDFSVALDLLRSGESALYMPNYVAVLENEKTAEKNKLVKIPEHKAAESKRKLLLAKSSKSVESKEMKKVSKILRKICCA, translated from the coding sequence ATGGATACAAATCGCCTTAAGTATTTTTGCACCATTGCGGAAGTGGGCTCCCTAACGGAAGCCTCCAAAATTCTCGGCATCTCTCATAGCGGGCTTTCAAAAGCGGTGACATCGCTTGAAGAAGAAACAAATCTGAAACTGTTTCAATCCCAAGGCCGTGGGCTGGAGATCACAGAAGAAGGTAAATGGTTTTATCAAAAAGCCTTAGAAATACTAAAAGTCGTAAATGAAGTTTCTGCCGGGTTAAAAAAAGAAAGCTCGATCCTTCGCATCGGTCTTTCACAGATTCTGGCGACAACCTGTTCCGGCCTCATTGCACGGGAATTAAACCAAAGCATGACCCTTGTCGAAGTCGAAGTGGGCGAAGCGGAACAAAAGATTCTCAATGGAGAACTTGATTTTGCCTTTGTATTTACACCCTCGCCTACTGCAGGCATTGAGTATCTCGAGCTAGGATCCGTTCGTTTTAATTCCTATGCTCGCGAAGATTTTATTGAAGGAAAAAACTCGCAGGAGCTTTGCTTTACGGTTCCGGCAACCCAGTACCCCTTTAATCCCGTAGGCTACAAAGCCCGTGACGGCTGGCCCCTAAATATTCCGAGAATACAGCGTTTTTCAGTCAGCGATTTTTCCGTCGCCTTGGATCTTCTTCGTTCGGGGGAATCCGCACTCTACATGCCTAACTATGTCGCCGTTTTAGAAAACGAAAAAACTGCCGAGAAAAATAAACTGGTGAAAATACCCGAACACAAAGCGGCTGAATCGAAGCGAAAACTCTTACTGGCTAAATCCAGCAAGAGCGTAGAATCAAAAGAGATGAAAAAAGTCTCAAAAATCCTCAGAAAGATATGCTGCGCTTAA
- a CDS encoding peroxiredoxin, with protein MAAKIAMGKKVPNFKIPSSNGETFSLSDLKGKKVVLYFYPKDSTPGCTTEGIEFNELLSQFKKQNAVVYGISRDSLKSHDKFICKYDFKFDLLSDEEEEVCQIFDVIKEKNMYGKKVMGIERSTFVIDEDQKLVGEFRKIKAQGHAAEILKFIKDL; from the coding sequence ATGGCCGCTAAGATCGCAATGGGAAAGAAAGTTCCCAATTTTAAAATCCCTTCTTCCAACGGAGAAACTTTTTCTCTTTCAGATTTAAAAGGGAAAAAAGTCGTTCTTTATTTTTATCCTAAAGATAGCACTCCAGGCTGTACGACAGAAGGTATTGAATTTAACGAGCTGCTTTCGCAGTTTAAAAAGCAAAACGCCGTTGTCTATGGCATTTCTCGCGATAGTCTGAAGTCTCATGATAAATTCATCTGCAAGTATGACTTTAAGTTTGATCTTCTTTCTGATGAAGAAGAAGAGGTTTGTCAGATCTTTGATGTGATCAAAGAAAAGAACATGTACGGAAAGAAAGTGATGGGTATAGAGCGCAGCACTTTCGTGATCGACGAAGATCAAAAGCTTGTCGGAGAATTCCGTAAGATCAAAGCTCAAGGTCACGCTGCTGAGATTCTTAAATTCATCAAAGATCTGTAA
- a CDS encoding proline-rich domain-containing protein, whose product MANTSAPKPIVKPTKVDEPKDKSLNVFARYFEQADSIHREAWWVLNDERRPVGKSPFGKVQRALLSSQNIKLSNKSLFSCDRYLVQRDVMGLNGFPQKAEVFEKCSEKSAAKRIAAFSAAHALEVQVTFYPENLQEILGLNAGVLNKPIQCTLRGNDKEQLIALNCKEWAQDRTREQMVRLDVYDYQKEGRDLIKLRGKVYENLRDIRKIVADVPMAGKIQVTETELYAPPVEPAPVPTPTPAKTPVKAERPANAPPLELPPEGQEQMHVQENGEPVQEPQEPAALTPLPGSPEQPTFAVPAARSVDPDVMMQRAVEEQGGPVIDVEPHPENPQNPDGVEGGEPQPEAPQIPAGGVPHGR is encoded by the coding sequence GTGGCAAATACTTCGGCGCCTAAACCGATCGTAAAACCCACCAAAGTCGATGAACCTAAAGATAAGAGCTTGAATGTATTTGCGCGTTATTTCGAACAGGCAGACTCGATTCATCGCGAAGCTTGGTGGGTCTTGAATGATGAGCGTCGCCCTGTCGGAAAATCGCCGTTTGGAAAAGTTCAAAGAGCATTATTGTCCTCACAGAATATCAAGCTTTCCAATAAATCGCTTTTTAGCTGCGACCGTTATTTGGTCCAGCGGGATGTGATGGGGCTGAACGGATTTCCGCAAAAAGCAGAAGTCTTTGAAAAGTGCAGTGAGAAATCCGCCGCCAAACGCATCGCTGCTTTTTCGGCCGCGCATGCACTGGAAGTCCAAGTGACTTTTTATCCTGAAAACCTGCAAGAAATTCTAGGTCTTAATGCAGGCGTTTTAAATAAGCCCATTCAGTGTACATTGCGTGGAAACGACAAAGAACAATTGATCGCTTTAAACTGTAAAGAGTGGGCGCAGGACCGTACGCGAGAGCAAATGGTGCGTTTGGATGTTTACGATTATCAAAAAGAAGGCCGTGATCTGATTAAATTGCGCGGTAAGGTGTATGAGAACCTGCGTGATATTCGTAAGATCGTTGCGGATGTTCCGATGGCGGGTAAAATTCAAGTCACTGAAACAGAGTTGTACGCGCCACCCGTTGAACCAGCACCAGTTCCTACGCCAACTCCTGCGAAGACGCCAGTGAAAGCCGAGCGACCGGCGAATGCGCCTCCACTAGAGCTTCCTCCTGAAGGCCAAGAACAAATGCATGTTCAGGAAAACGGAGAGCCTGTTCAAGAACCTCAGGAACCTGCGGCACTAACGCCTTTGCCGGGGTCACCTGAGCAACCGACGTTTGCTGTGCCTGCGGCGCGAAGTGTAGATCCGGATGTGATGATGCAAAGAGCAGTGGAGGAACAAGGCGGCCCCGTGATAGATGTTGAACCTCACCCGGAAAACCCGCAAAATCCAGACGGAGTGGAGGGGGGAGAGCCCCAACCCGAAGCCCCACAAATTCCTGCAGGAGGAGTGCCTCATGGCCGCTAA
- a CDS encoding AMP-binding protein, with amino-acid sequence MEKIWLKHYPKGVSPEVDVTKYSSLFDLYEESIRMFSQKKAFTNMGVSLTFSELDRQVQIFASFLQNELKLKKGDRIAIQMPNVLQFPIIAFAALRSGLTIVNTNPLYTAKEMQHQFKDSGAKAVVILANYASQLEQILKDTQIESVVITEIGDLFPTPKRILVNSVVKYIKKMVPAYNLPQAYTFRQALELGAMKPSQKVASTLDDIAFLQYTGGTTGVAKGAMLLHRNVLANVLQIRDWMKPKLREGEEIAIAALPLYHIFALTLNCLGLLRYGAENILITNPRDIPAFIKEMKKSPFTVLAGVNTLFNALMNNPAFTTIDFSKVKISVAGAMTLQKPVAEKWMELTKSVIVEGYGLTEASPVVCCNPIDGTDIVGTIGLPFPSTEIKLLNDDDQEVAPGEPGELVCKGPQVMAGYWNKPEETEKVLKDGWLRTGDVATVDEKGFFKIVDRKKDMILVSGFNVYPNEVEEAIASHPGVLEVAAIGVPDEHSGEIVKAVVVKKDPNLTAEEVIAHARKTLTGYKTPRLVEFRTELPKTNVGKILRRALRDTVKA; translated from the coding sequence ATGGAAAAGATCTGGCTTAAACACTACCCTAAAGGAGTCTCTCCGGAAGTCGATGTTACGAAGTATTCGTCTCTTTTCGATCTTTACGAAGAGTCCATTCGCATGTTTTCTCAAAAGAAAGCATTCACGAACATGGGAGTCAGCCTCACCTTTTCTGAACTTGACCGCCAAGTTCAGATTTTTGCTTCTTTCCTACAAAACGAATTGAAATTAAAAAAAGGCGATCGCATTGCCATTCAAATGCCGAACGTCCTTCAGTTTCCGATCATCGCTTTCGCAGCTCTTCGTTCGGGACTGACGATTGTAAATACCAATCCGCTCTACACAGCCAAAGAAATGCAGCACCAGTTCAAAGACTCGGGCGCAAAAGCCGTCGTGATTCTCGCGAACTATGCAAGTCAGTTAGAGCAAATCTTGAAAGACACACAAATTGAAAGCGTTGTGATCACTGAGATTGGTGATCTTTTCCCAACACCGAAAAGAATCCTGGTGAATTCGGTTGTGAAGTACATCAAGAAAATGGTTCCTGCTTACAATCTCCCCCAAGCCTACACATTCCGTCAGGCACTGGAACTTGGAGCGATGAAGCCTTCACAAAAAGTAGCTTCCACTTTAGATGATATCGCATTCCTTCAATACACAGGTGGAACAACGGGTGTCGCTAAGGGCGCCATGCTTTTACATCGCAACGTGCTTGCCAATGTTTTGCAAATCCGTGATTGGATGAAACCGAAATTGCGTGAAGGTGAAGAGATTGCAATTGCGGCTCTTCCTCTTTATCATATCTTCGCCCTGACTTTAAACTGCTTGGGCCTGCTTCGTTATGGTGCAGAAAATATTCTGATCACAAATCCGCGCGACATCCCTGCTTTTATCAAAGAGATGAAAAAATCACCATTCACCGTCCTTGCGGGCGTGAATACCTTGTTCAACGCTTTGATGAACAATCCCGCCTTTACGACCATTGATTTTTCAAAAGTGAAAATCAGCGTGGCGGGTGCGATGACTTTACAAAAACCCGTCGCCGAAAAATGGATGGAGCTAACAAAATCCGTGATCGTCGAAGGCTATGGATTGACAGAGGCTTCTCCGGTTGTCTGCTGCAACCCTATTGATGGCACAGACATCGTGGGCACCATTGGTCTTCCATTCCCAAGCACCGAGATCAAACTTCTGAACGACGACGATCAAGAAGTAGCGCCTGGCGAACCAGGTGAACTGGTGTGTAAAGGGCCTCAAGTCATGGCCGGCTACTGGAATAAACCCGAAGAGACAGAAAAAGTTCTTAAAGACGGATGGTTACGTACCGGTGACGTTGCGACAGTTGATGAAAAAGGTTTCTTTAAGATCGTGGACCGTAAAAAAGACATGATCCTTGTTTCTGGTTTCAACGTTTATCCGAATGAAGTGGAAGAAGCCATTGCTTCTCACCCTGGCGTTCTTGAAGTCGCGGCGATCGGCGTTCCTGATGAGCACTCTGGAGAGATTGTAAAAGCTGTGGTTGTGAAGAAAGATCCGAATCTGACGGCAGAAGAAGTGATTGCTCACGCACGTAAGACCCTCACTGGTTACAAAACGCCTCGCCTTGTAGAGTTCAGAACGGAGCTTCCAAAAACGAACGTAGGAAAAATCCTTCGTCGTGCTTTGCGTGACACCGTAAAAGCTTAG
- a CDS encoding high-potential iron-sulfur protein yields MIENKMNRRGFFSAFIKLTGVAVIAPTVLNSVFSSTAAAQKKRGGAAPAAGGGMPLVDPNDSVAKAVKYIEDYKKAPEAKGNHCATCSFYAKKETKNGKEAGTCTIFAGKLVYADAWCASWNKKA; encoded by the coding sequence ATGATCGAGAACAAAATGAATCGTCGCGGTTTCTTTTCAGCATTTATCAAACTTACTGGCGTAGCAGTGATTGCTCCCACTGTTTTGAACTCTGTTTTCTCTTCGACGGCAGCAGCTCAAAAAAAACGTGGTGGCGCGGCTCCGGCTGCGGGTGGCGGAATGCCATTGGTAGATCCGAATGATTCTGTCGCTAAAGCAGTTAAGTATATTGAAGACTACAAAAAAGCTCCAGAGGCGAAGGGCAACCACTGTGCGACGTGCAGCTTCTACGCTAAGAAAGAAACTAAGAACGGTAAAGAAGCCGGTACTTGCACCATCTTCGCAGGTAAACTGGTTTACGCTGATGCTTGGTGTGCTTCTTGGAATAAGAAAGCTTAA
- a CDS encoding MerC domain-containing protein: MDEQVIIEKPMKIDSCCEVDHTQHATFEEKTDRWDKIGIFLSSLCALHCLATPLLVLALPVLGEFFHQEWVHLVMALFVVPVGLFAFWSGYKHHNQMKVFTLGVVGLTMVGGASLLPHEWVEVYEHDVVTILGSIFLITAHILNRRACLCHKH, from the coding sequence ATGGATGAGCAAGTTATCATCGAAAAACCTATGAAAATAGATTCTTGTTGTGAAGTGGATCACACACAGCACGCGACTTTCGAGGAAAAAACAGACCGTTGGGATAAGATCGGTATTTTTCTTTCCAGTCTTTGCGCACTTCATTGTCTGGCAACACCGCTGTTAGTTTTAGCTTTGCCCGTTCTCGGCGAATTTTTCCATCAAGAGTGGGTTCACCTGGTTATGGCTTTGTTTGTCGTTCCGGTGGGTCTTTTTGCATTCTGGTCGGGTTATAAACATCACAATCAGATGAAGGTGTTTACTTTGGGTGTTGTGGGCCTTACGATGGTCGGCGGCGCTTCGCTTCTTCCACATGAGTGGGTTGAAGTTTACGAACACGACGTGGTCACCATTCTAGGGAGCATCTTCCTGATCACCGCGCACATCTTAAATCGCCGCGCCTGCCTTTGTCATAAGCACTAA